In the Rhodospirillaceae bacterium genome, one interval contains:
- a CDS encoding DUF2306 domain-containing protein, with the protein MKILSRPEWTILLFILIYSFIPAFGGLFRILELTGGPAIAPENPRALAAPLPIVLHILSSSLFCLLGAVQFLPSIKRHRPATHRAMGRVTAIAGCASAATGVWMTHYYAFPGELQGNMLYWARITLGLLMFGLIGWAVIAIMSGNIFQHSASMVRAYAIGQGASTQTFLGIGWIIVAGTEPLGPLRDGMMVSAWVLNLLVAEYLIGKFLPPKKLAIAGSETCRPHQNDWS; encoded by the coding sequence ATGAAAATATTGAGCAGACCTGAATGGACAATATTACTCTTCATACTTATCTACTCCTTTATTCCAGCTTTTGGCGGATTGTTCAGAATACTCGAACTTACGGGTGGACCCGCAATTGCGCCTGAGAACCCGCGCGCTTTGGCTGCTCCTTTGCCAATCGTTCTGCACATTTTAAGCAGTTCCCTGTTCTGCCTTTTAGGCGCAGTGCAGTTCTTGCCAAGCATAAAGCGCCACCGCCCTGCAACCCATCGCGCTATGGGCCGCGTGACAGCTATTGCAGGCTGTGCATCTGCGGCAACTGGAGTGTGGATGACCCATTATTATGCGTTTCCTGGCGAGCTCCAGGGGAACATGCTGTATTGGGCGCGGATCACTCTGGGCTTATTGATGTTTGGCTTGATCGGATGGGCGGTCATCGCAATTATGTCTGGAAACATCTTCCAACACAGCGCTTCAATGGTCCGAGCCTATGCAATCGGCCAAGGCGCTTCAACACAGACATTCTTGGGTATTGGTTGGATTATCGTTGCTGGAACAGAGCCGCTTGGACCGCTCCGTGATGGCATGATGGTATCTGCCTGGGTGCTCAACTTGTTGGTTGCCGAATATCTGATCGGTAAATTTCTACCACCAAAGAAATTGGCGATTGCAGGATCTGAGACATGCCGCCCTCACCAAAATGACTGGTCTTAG